CAGTTTATCTGGATCAGTTTAATGGTATCTATAGGGGCGATCGCCTCTTTTTTGGTACTTTGATAGGGAAAGGCAAAAGGCAATAGGCAATGGGCAATAGGCAATAGGCAACAGGCAATAGGCAATGGGCAATATATAAGAGATAATAAAACAATTATCCATTATCCATTCTCAATTATCAATTAATACCGTGGCTGTCAGACTAGAAAAAGTAACTAAAATATATAACAAAATCCCTGTGGTCAATGAATTATCCTTTGAAATCAAATCAGGGGAAATCTTTGGTTTATTAGGGCCCAATGGTGCGGGAAAATCCACCACCATCAAAATGTTAATTACCCTTGCCCGTCCGAGTCGGGGTAAAATTGAGGTGGCAGGATATGATGTGGTTCATTCCCCGGAGGCGGTAAAACGTAATATTGGGGTGGTTTTGCAACAAACAAGCGTGGATGGGGAGTTGACGGTATGGGAAAACCTCGAATTTCATGGCAGAATGCACCATATCCCTAATCCTCAAAGGCAGGAATTAATTGATCGTTGGTTGGAATATGTGGAACTGGGCGATCGCCGTTCGGACTTAGTCAAAACCCTCTCGGGGGGTATGAAAAGGCGTTTACAGATAGCTAGGGCTTTGTTACACAATCCCCAAGTCTTATTTTTGGACGAACCCACCGTAGGATTAGATCCCCAAACCCGTCGCCGTTTGTGGGAAATTATCAAGGATTTGAACCGTCAGGGTATGACAATTTTAATCACTACCCACTATATGGAAGAGGTAGAGTTTTTATGCGAAAGGGTGGGCATTATCGACGCAGGACAATTAATCGAACTGGGTACGGTGGAGGAGTTTAAACAAAAGTATGGGGAAGGTATCATGGTAACTCAAAAGGGCGATCGCATCGACTACCAATTTTTCCCCACCACCCAAGAAGCCAACGAATATGTTAATAATATTGAAGACAGAACGGGGATCATGATTCGCCCCTCTAATTTGGAGGACATTTTTGTCAAACTAACAGGAAAGCAACTGTAGTTAATTGATAATTAATAATTGATAATTGATAATTACTCTTGTTTTTTTATTTCCTGAATAAACTAACTAATATGTTGGTATTTAAACCTGAAATATGAAGTCTAAAAGCAATAACTATTCCCCATTCCCTGTTCCCTGCCCTGATGACTCTCATTTTTCAGCATTTCATAATTTCTAGTCATGAAAAAAAGCAAAAAACTAATCATTCCTATTTCTACCATCCTACTGTTTCTGGTGGGCGTAATTGGTGCTACCATTTTAACTCCACAATTGGGCAACCTTTGGGAAAATGTCATCGTACCAAGACTTGAAGAAAGACCAGAATATCGTCTTGATGCCCCCTCGGCGGTACTAGAGTTGGCAGATGTTAGTCCTGCCGATAGGAGAGAAAGGTTAGAACAACTTGCCAATGAATCCGATGCCTCCCTCGATAGGGCAAGGGCAAGATATTTACTCGCCAATGACTTGATTAGGGAAGATTTTGAAGGGGGAGAGGCTTGGAATTATTTACAAAACCTAGAGCGACAATATCCCATCCTTGCTCCCTACATTGTCTTGAGGCAGGGTAGAGCTTTAGAATTAACCAATGATAATCTGAGGGCGCAGCAACAATGGGAAAGATTGATTAATGATTATCCCGACTCCCCGGTCATTGTAGAGGCTTATTATCGTCTTGGGCAACAGGAGCCAGAATATTGGCAAAGGGCGATCGCCGAATTTCCCCAACATCCCCGCACCAAGGAAATCATTTACGAATTACTCGCCCAAAATCCAAACCAAAAGGAATTATTACTTATCATTACCGAAAACGATTTGAGCGCCCGTAGTGATAGTTTTCGGGATAAATTAGTTAGTGATTATCAAGAAGAATTAGAACCTAGTCAATGGCAGATGATTGGGGATACCTACTGGGCAAGGGGGCAATATAGAAAAGGGGCAGAAGCCTACGAAAATGCACCTTCAAGCCCTGAAAATCTTTATCGTATTGCGAGGGGTTTTCAAGTGGCAGAACAAGAAACCCTCGCCATGGAAGCCTATCAAAGATTAATAGAGGAATATCCCAATGAATCACAAACGGGGTTGGGGTTGCGTCGTCTTGCTACCCTTGTCTCCACAGATCAAGCCCTTGAATATTTGGATCGGGTGGCAGAAAATTTCCCCAACGAAGCCCCTCAAGCCCTCAGCCAAAAGATCAGCCTCCTAAGTAGTGAAAATAGGGCAGATGAGGCAAATATGGTCAGAAATCAGGTAATCAGCCGTTTTCCTGAATCTGATCAGGCGGCGGATTTTCGTTGGCAAATAGCCCAAGATTTTGCTCAGGGTAATGATTTAGTGTCCGCTTGGCAGTGGGCACAGGAAATTGGTATTAACAATCCCGAGGCTGGTATTACTCCCCGTGCTTCTTTTTGGGTGGGTAAATGGGCGCAAAGATTAGGACAAAACGAAGAAGCTCAAAGGGCATTTGAGTTTGTCTTAGAAAGTTATCCTAATTCTTATTATGCTTGGCGTTCGGCTTTTAATTTGGGTCGGAGTGTGGGGGATTTTACCGATATTCGAGATTTGACTTTTGAGGTGGAAACCCCTGCCATGCGTTTTATTCCTCCCGGAGGTTCTACTATGTTTAAGGAGTTATATCTTTTGGGAGAGGATCAAGATGCGATCGCCCTTTTTGAAGCCCAACTATCAGATCCCGAAAATCCAAGCGTTACGGAACAATTTACCCAAGGGGTACTCAGGCAGTTGGATGGGGAATATTTACAAAGTATCAGTTTAATTTGGAGTCTTAGCACTAGGGAAAATCCTGAAGAATTACGCCAATGGCGCATTTTACGCCGTAGTCCTGAATATTGGTATGCCCTCTTTCCCATGCCCTACAAAGATTTAATTGTCAAATGGTCATCAGAAAGAAATCTTAACCCCTTCCTCGTCACCGCTCTAATACGTCAGGAATCAAGGTTTCAGCCCCTTATTCAATCCCCTGTAGGCGCCACGGGATTGATGCAGGTAATGCCCGAAACAGGGGAATGGATTGCCCCCCAAATCGGTTTGGAGGAATATTCCCTGACCGACATTGATGATAATATCAACCTTGGTACTTGGTACCTTGATTATACTCATCGTAACTATGACAATAACTCTCTCTTGGCGATCGCCAGTTACAATGCAGGCCCTAGTAATGTAGATAGTTGGATTCAAAGATTTGATCTGAGTGATTTTGATCAATTTGTGGAAAATATCCCCTTCCCAGAAACCAAGGGCTATGTGGAAACAGTATTCGGCAACTACTGGAATTATGTCAATCTTTATCAACCAGAAGCAGAAAATTCTGGGTTAATCAATTTTGGCGGGGAAGGTTAATTAACCTCAATTTGGGATAATAGTCGTCAATATGGTAGGGGAAGTACCATGCTACGTCCGTACAGGTTGCAGGTTGCTCAAGTTATTTAATAGTGGGAAGTCCCCCAGAATTGGGGGATTTAGGGGGCTAGTAAGAATTTAGGGGCAAAACAACAATTAATTGTCAATTTTTAATTGATAATTTCGAGATGCTAAACGGGCTTTTCCTGACGATGCCCACTGTTCGAGAAAGGCAATCTGTTCTCGAGCGGTACGGGCTAGGGGTATAATTTGACTGGCTGCCATGAGAATATCATCGGTGGAAAAGTCTCGGTTTTGGCTAAATCCGAGGTGCATGGCCTCGATGATGGTTTGCTCGATTTCTGCCCCAGAAAATTCGGGGGTTTCGTAGGCAAGTCTTTTCAGGTCAAACTTTTCGAGGTTATGGGGGCGTAGTCGGTTGAGATGGACAGAAAAAATCGCTTCTCTTTCATCTTGACTGGGTAAACCCACAAAGAAAATTTCGTCAAAGCGTCCTTTACGTAATATTTCAGCAGGTAAATTTTGGATATTGTTGGCGGTAGCTACCACAAAAACAGGGCTTTTTTTCTCTGCTAACCAAGTGATAAATGTGCCAAATACTCGGCTGGTGGTGCCTGAGTCGCCCCTACCATCAGCCCCAGAAAATCCTTTGTCGATTTCATCAATCCAGAGAATACAGGGAGAAAGGGCTTCGGCAAGGTTGATCATTTGTCTGGTACGTGATTCAGATTCCCCTACCAAACCGCCAAAAAGTCTACCCACATCCAACCGAAGCAGGGGTAAATGCCAGTGATGGGCGATCGCCTTTGCGGTGAGAGATTTTCCTGTGCCTTGAATACCAACGAGCAGAAGCCCCCGAGGATAGGGCAATCCGTAAGCCCTAGCAGACTCGGAAAAAGATCCTCCCCTTCTCAATAACCACTCTTTGAGATTATCTAAACCACCAATATCCGATATTTGTTCTTGGGCAGGGTAGTAGTCGAGGATTTGTGTTTGTCGTATGGACTGTTTTTTTTCTTCCAAGATGAGTTCTACGTCTTCGGTTTCTAATTTACCATTTTGGGCGATCGCCCTTGTCAGCACCCTTCTAATGCGTTCTAAGGACAATCCTTGGGCGGCTCTAACTAATTCGGTCAAAAGTTCATCATCCAAGGATTGCCCCACCATCAAGCGTTCAATCTCTTCTTTGATTTCTGTGGCTTGAGGTAAAGGAAAGTCAACCACCGTAAACACTTCCCTTAGTTCGGCGGGGAGATTGACTTCATCGGCAATGATGACAATATTTTTCGGTTGAGCTTTCAGTTTTCGAGCAAGGTTACGTAGTTTGCGGGAGATGGATATGTCTTCTAAAAATCTTTGAAAGTCTCGCAAAATAAACACTCCCCCCGTATTAGAAGGTAATTTTTCCAAAAATTCCAGCGCTTGGAGGGGGTTACGTTTGCCAAAATTGGTATTATTCGGATTATCTTGATAACCGTCTACAAAATCCCAGATATAAGTATGACGATTGCCCATGGTTTCGGTGATAGATGCGATCGCCTTTTCCACCCTCTCCTCCTCACTACTAGAAATATAAATCAGGGGATAACAAGCTCTTAATAATAGGGAAAATTCTCGGTTAAATTCTTTCATTCCAAATTTTTGCCAATGTTTGGACTAGATATTATTTTCACTTCTTTTAATTTATCATGGTTGAAACAATTGAGAATTAATGGTCGTGTGGCTAATTGAGATCAAGAACTAGGAAATGTACATAATCTAATTCTGCTAGTATTCTATTAATAATTGGATTCTTTTCTGAGTCTCTTATCTGCTTATTTTTCTATTTAACTAATCATGGCAATAAAAAGATCATCATCTCAGGACAAAAAACAAAGATTACCCCTACAGCGTAAAAATAAATACAAAAATCCTGTCTCTGAAGATAGTCAAATTTTATTGCCACAGGAAATAAGCGAAGACGTTTCACAAAATGAAGACAAAATAAGACCACAAAAATTAGATGATTATATCGGACAAAAAGATTTAAAAGGAGTCCTGAATATTGCCATCGCAGCGGCAAAACAAAGACAAGAATCCCTCGATCATATTCTCTTCTATGGCCCTCCCGGATTAGGAAAAACAACCATGTCCCTCATTTTAGCCTCCGAGATGGGCGTTAATTGTAAAATTACCGCCGCCCCTGCCCTTGAGCGCCCGAGGGATATTATTGGTTTATTGGTTTCCTTACAGGCAGGGGATATTTTATTTATCGATGAAATTCATCGTCTCAATCGAGTTACAGAGGAACTTTTGTATCCTGCCATGGAAGATAAAAGATTGGATATAACCATCGGTAAAGGACAATCTGCCAAGATTCGTAGTATTCCCCTACAATCCTTTACCCTCATCGGTGCTACTACCAAAATAGGCTCCCTAACCTCCCCTCTGCGTGATCGTTTTGGTTTAATTCAAAGGTTACAATTTTATCAACTAGATGAATTGACGGAAATTGTCAAAAGGTCAGCGCAAATATTTAATGTTAATATCGACTCGCAAGGTGCCGAAGAAATCGCCCGTCGCTCCAGAGGTACTCCCCGAATTACTAATCGTCTTTTGCGTCGAGTCAGGGATTTTGCCCAAGTGAAAGGGGTTGAACAAATCGACCAAACCATTGCCAGTGAAGCCCTTGACCTTCATAATGTTGATCGCCTCGGCTTAGATTGGACAGACAGACTGGTATTATCTACGATCATAGAACAGTTTAACGGCGGCCCTGTGGGGCTAGATGCCATCGCCTCTGCCACAGGAGAAGATGCCAAAACCATCGAAGAAGTATACGAACCCTATCTTTTGCAAATCGGTTTTATCAATCGCACCCATAGAGGCAGAATTGCCACCGAAAAAGCCCAAGAACATTTATTAGGTTAAAATATTCGGAAAACTATCCTTCCAAAATATCGGTTTTCACTACCCTAAATAGGGTGGATAATTGTCAGAATATAAAGTGAAGAACAACTTATAAATAACGATTGCTGGAGGATTGAATATATGTCTTTAGTTCGTTTTTATCCCCTATCCGAAGTCAATGGTTTACACCGTCAAATGAATCGTTTATTTGACGAGTTGAGCAGTGGCTGGGAACACTTACCCACAGTGGGAAATATACCTTTAGAGTTGTTAGACAATGGAGATAATCTTATCTTAAAAGCAGTTATTCCCGGTATAAACAAGGATGATATTGATATTAGCGTTAGTCGTCAAAGCCTAAAAATTTCGGGAGAATATCATCAAGAAGCTGAAGAAAAAGAAAATAATTATTATATTTCTGAATTTCATTATGGTAAATTTGAACGCACTGTTAATTTACCTGTAGCGATTAAAAATGCGGAAGTTACTGCTGAATATAATGATGGTATTTTAACTTTAACTTTACCTAAAGTTGAGGAGGTAAAAACTAAAGTTGTTAAAGTTAGTTTAAATCCTGCACAAACTACTGCTTAAACCATCGATAGTTTACTTTGTTTTGGCTGGGTACTTTTACCCCCGATTCTATGATTAATCATTTCTTAAGGGCGATCGCATTTAGGTTGCCCTTTTTACTATGTCTTTATCACAAATACTCAATACAAAACAAATTATTGTTATAACAAATATGCTAAAATTGTCGAAATAAAAACTCAAAAAATATATGTCTATTAAATATAACTTAGTCCTAGGAGCAACTCAGGGCATAGGCTTAGGTTTCGTGCAACAATTAATTAAAGAAAACAAAGAACAAGTAATATACGCAGTATATAGAAATAAAAATACAGCAGAAAATCTATTTAAATTACAAAAAGAATATCCCCATCATATTCGTTGTTTACAAGGAGATATTACCCAAGAAAAAGACATTATCAATATAATCGAAAATATAAAATTAGAAACCAATCAACTCCATGTAGTTATCAACTGCGTCGGAATTTTACACGAGGGAGACATTGAACCCGAAAAAAGTCTCAAACATATCAATCCCGATAAATTACTACATTATTTTCAGGTTAACGCCATTCCTACTGTCCTATTAGCCAAACATTTACTACCTTTACTAAAACATTCTCAACCTAGCATTTTCGCCTCAATATCGGCGAAGGTAGGCAGTATAGAAGACAATTATTTAGGGGGTTGGTATGGCTATCGTGCCTCCAAATCTGCCCTCAATATGTTCTTGAAAAATATTGCGATCGAATATAATCGAGTCAGTAAAAAAACTATTGTTGTGGCTCTCCATCCCGGTACCACCAACACTAAACTATCAAAACCATTTCAAGGCAATGTATCCCCAGAAAAATTATTTTCCGTTGAGCGTTGCACCTCTCAATTATTATCAATAATAAACCGTCTCACTAAAGATGATCACGGTAAATTTTTCTCATGGGATGGCTCTATTTTGCCATGGTAAAAATTTTAAATTTTTTCTGCCACCAAATCAAAAAGCCCGTCAAAGCTAAACTAACCAAAATTAGTCCGAAAACTAAATAAATAATCATACTGAATATCCCCAAAAAAATTCCATAGTGAAAAACATCAGACCATGAGCGAAAACGCTTATAAAAAGACTGTTCAGAAAGTTTATTGATAGTTAATAACTCACCAGTTTTACTATGAAAAGAAATATAACTTTTTCCCCTTGGGTTAATTTCATAGGCTTGTTTGAAACGTAATTCAACAGTATCTTTTTTGGGAATAAATTTAACTTCGGTAAAGTTAGATTCGCCTGTAATATTTTGAGCGTTTTTTAAAATTATATCTAAGGATAATTCATCATTAATATTATTATTTAAAGAATTATCAACATTAATAGTAGAGTCATTTATAGGTGAAAAAAAGATCTTTTTTATGGGTTGGTCTAATGCTAATATGGATCCCGTAATAGCCATGTTAATGGCTAAAAGAAAAGAAAAAATACCAATCACTTGATGTAAATCATAATTAATAATTTTTGGTTTTGATGACCAGCGCACCTTAAAACCAAGATTAATTTTCTTCCATCCTTTCCAGAGATATAAGCCTGTCATAGCAAGAATAAATAAACTAATTCCCGATAAACCAAGGAGTATTTTACCTATATTTCCTCCTAATAACTCCGTATGAATTTTATGTAAAAAGGGATCGTAAGTATTGTTTCTTGGATAAATACTTAATACTTTATTATCATAGGCATCTATATAAATTTCTTGTCTGACCTGTTCGGGGGTATTAACTATTAAACGAAAAGGATCATCTGCTTCGTTAGGAAAAACAATTTTGCTCAGTTCAAGATCAGGATAATTAGTATTTAATAGTTGAGTTACTTTATCTAATGAATAGGATGTATCAGAAAAATTTACCTGATTAATTTGATTATAAATAATAGGAGTTATTTCCCTAGTCCATACCAAATAACTACCCGTCAAGCCTATTATGATAATAATAAAAGCTACTGTCAAACCAATCATTTGATGAATTTTTAGAAAAATTTTTCTCATCTTATTTAAACAACTAATTTATTTAAAAGGTTGTCCCCAATGTTGCCATGATTCTTTGTTAAAGGGCGATCGCCACTTAAGAATCAAATCCCGTTCTAACCGTTGCCTAATATGACGCTCAGGGGAAATTCCCCACCAAAAAGCCGATCGCACCGTAGTAGTAACTTTATACTGACGATGAAGTTCAATATATCTTTGAATATAACTTTTACAATCATGATTTAACCATCTTTGATAGGGTGATAATTTGGTTTCCCCCACATAAAGTAATAAAGGTAATTCTGTATCTAAAATAAAATATAAACAGCTTTCACTCTCATTATATTTAGGTAAATTATAAAATTGATCTGTATGGGTAGGGATGGAAAAAGGATCAAAACTATCTGTATCCCAAGTAATATTATTTTCAGATGTTAATAAATTAGTTTGTTTTACCTGCTTCTTTTTCGCTTCCTGTTGATAATTATAAATTCTTTTTTTCCAACTTTGTAAATACTCCCCACTCATCTTATATTCAGCTTTTAAAGATGGTTTTTTAAACTGATAAGTGGCAGAAGGTTCAAATAAACTTAGTTGTTGATTTTTATTAGTTTTGTATTCCATAAATAACGGTGGACAATTGACAATTGACCATTGACAATTAATTTTTTTATGTTGTTGATTATTAAAGTCCCCCAAAATTGGCGAATTTAGGTGGCAAAAAATTCCTCGTAGTTGATATTAATTCTCTCCTCTTGCTGATAAGTTAGAAACAGGCGAGAGTTAGGGGATAAAATGGGGAATATCGATAAAAACTAAAATTTTTACTCTCCATTCAAAAAAAATATCAAGCCCCGAATATAATATGACAAAATCAAAAGATGTTCAAATTACCCCGATCGCCCTTAATACAAGAGTATTTCGTTCTCGTACTTGGGACAGACTCAAATTCGAGGTAGAATACGGCTTAAACCGAGGCACAACCGCCAACTCTTTTGTCATCGAAGGAGAAAAAATCGCCCTTTTTGATCCCCCAGGGGAATCCTTTACTGACATTTTTTTGGATGCCCTAGAGCAAAGAGTTGACCTAAAAAAAATTGACTACCTCATTTTAGGGCATATCAACCCCAATCGGGCAGTAACCATCAATACCCTGTTGCAAAAAGCCCCCCAAATTACCATCATCATCTCTAACACGGGAGCAAAATCTTTACAAACTATTTTTAACAATAACTATCAAGAAACCCTGCAAAAAAATCCCCTCAATATTGAAGCCGTCAAAAATGACTTACAGTTGGATCTCGGCAAAGGGCATTTGCTCGAATTTATCACCACCCCCAACCCCCGTTATCCCGATCAACTTTTAACCTACGATAATCAGACCAAAGTATTTTACACCGATAAACTATTTTCTGCCCATGTGTGCGGTGACCAAATTTTGGACGAGGGTTGGATTATCTACCAAGAAGACAGAAGACATTATTTCGATTGTGTCATGGCGCCCTATGCCACCCAGGTTAGTAAAGCCATTGAGAAGGTGAAGGAAAAAGAATCCTTTATCTATGCCACCAACCATGGCCCCTTGGTGCGTTATGGTTTGACGGAGTTAACGGGGTTATATCAACAGTGGTTAGAAACCCAGAAAAATCAAACCCTCAATGTGGCGCTGGTTTATGCCTCTGCCTATGGTAACACTGCTACCCTCGCAGGGGCGATCGCCCGTGGCATTACCAAAGCAGGGGTAAGGGTGGAATCCATTAACGCTGAATTTGCAGGGAGTGAGGAAATAAAAATCGCCATACAGGGCTGTGATGGCTTCATATTTGGCTCTCCCACCCTCGGCGGTCATGCCCCTACCCAAATCCAAAGCGCCCTAGGAATCGCCCTTGCCAACGCCGATAAGAATAAATTAGTGGGGGCATTTGGTTCGTTCGGTTGGAGTGGAGAAGCCATCGATTTATTGGAAAATAAATTTAAGGATGGGGGTTATCGTTTTGGTTTTGATACCATCCGAGTCAAGTTTAAGCCCACAGAAGCAGTGTTAAAAACCTGTGAGGAAGCGGGAACAGATTTCGCCCAAGCTCTCAAAAAACGTAAGAAAGCCCTTAAATCTAAGGAATCCGCCGCCGCCAATTCCCTCACAGCCAGAACCGAACAGGCTTTGGGGCGTTTGGTGGGTTCTTTATGTATTGCTACCACCCAAAGGGATGAAATCAAGGGCGCCATGGTAGCTTCTTGGGTATCTCAGGCTACTTTTAACCCCCCCGGTTTAACCATTGCTGTGGCAAAGGAAAGGGCCAT
The sequence above is a segment of the Cyanobacterium stanieri PCC 7202 genome. Coding sequences within it:
- a CDS encoding Holliday junction DNA helicase subunit RuvB (PFAM: Holliday junction DNA helicase ruvB C-terminus; Holliday junction DNA helicase ruvB N-terminus~TIGRFAM: Holliday junction DNA helicase, RuvB subunit~COGs: COG2255 Holliday junction resolvasome helicase subunit~InterProIPR004605:IPR008824:IPR003959:IPR008823:IPR 003593~KEGG: syp:SYNPCC7002_A1390 Holliday junction DNA helicase RuvB~PFAM: AAA ATPase central domain protein; Holliday junction DNA helicase RuvB domain~SMART: AAA ATPase~SPTR: Holliday junction DNA helicase RuvB;~TIGRFAM: Holliday junction DNA helicase RuvB); this translates as MAIKRSSSQDKKQRLPLQRKNKYKNPVSEDSQILLPQEISEDVSQNEDKIRPQKLDDYIGQKDLKGVLNIAIAAAKQRQESLDHILFYGPPGLGKTTMSLILASEMGVNCKITAAPALERPRDIIGLLVSLQAGDILFIDEIHRLNRVTEELLYPAMEDKRLDITIGKGQSAKIRSIPLQSFTLIGATTKIGSLTSPLRDRFGLIQRLQFYQLDELTEIVKRSAQIFNVNIDSQGAEEIARRSRGTPRITNRLLRRVRDFAQVKGVEQIDQTIASEALDLHNVDRLGLDWTDRLVLSTIIEQFNGGPVGLDAIASATGEDAKTIEEVYEPYLLQIGFINRTHRGRIATEKAQEHLLG
- a CDS encoding Lytic transglycosylase catalytic (PFAM: Transglycosylase SLT domain~COGs: COG0741 Soluble lytic murein transglycosylase and related regulatory protein (some contain LysM/invasin domains)~InterPro IPR008258:IPR000189~KEGG: cyt:cce_1879 soluble lytic transglycosylase~PFAM: Lytic transglycosylase catalytic~SPTR: Probable soluble lytic transglycosylase); this encodes MKKSKKLIIPISTILLFLVGVIGATILTPQLGNLWENVIVPRLEERPEYRLDAPSAVLELADVSPADRRERLEQLANESDASLDRARARYLLANDLIREDFEGGEAWNYLQNLERQYPILAPYIVLRQGRALELTNDNLRAQQQWERLINDYPDSPVIVEAYYRLGQQEPEYWQRAIAEFPQHPRTKEIIYELLAQNPNQKELLLIITENDLSARSDSFRDKLVSDYQEELEPSQWQMIGDTYWARGQYRKGAEAYENAPSSPENLYRIARGFQVAEQETLAMEAYQRLIEEYPNESQTGLGLRRLATLVSTDQALEYLDRVAENFPNEAPQALSQKISLLSSENRADEANMVRNQVISRFPESDQAADFRWQIAQDFAQGNDLVSAWQWAQEIGINNPEAGITPRASFWVGKWAQRLGQNEEAQRAFEFVLESYPNSYYAWRSAFNLGRSVGDFTDIRDLTFEVETPAMRFIPPGGSTMFKELYLLGEDQDAIALFEAQLSDPENPSVTEQFTQGVLRQLDGEYLQSISLIWSLSTRENPEELRQWRILRRSPEYWYALFPMPYKDLIVKWSSERNLNPFLVTALIRQESRFQPLIQSPVGATGLMQVMPETGEWIAPQIGLEEYSLTDIDDNINLGTWYLDYTHRNYDNNSLLAIASYNAGPSNVDSWIQRFDLSDFDQFVENIPFPETKGYVETVFGNYWNYVNLYQPEAENSGLINFGGEG
- a CDS encoding ABC transporter related protein (PFAM: ABC transporter~TIGRFAM: daunorubicin resistance ABC transporter ATP-binding subunit~COGs: COG1131 ABC-type multidrug transport system ATPase component~InterPro IPR003439:IPR003593:IPR017871~KEGG: mar:MAE_42470 polysaccharide export ABC-transporter ATP-binding protein~PFAM: ABC transporter related~SMART: AAA ATPase~SPTR: Similar to tr|Q3MG42|Q3MG42_ANAVT ABC transporter-like) yields the protein MAVRLEKVTKIYNKIPVVNELSFEIKSGEIFGLLGPNGAGKSTTIKMLITLARPSRGKIEVAGYDVVHSPEAVKRNIGVVLQQTSVDGELTVWENLEFHGRMHHIPNPQRQELIDRWLEYVELGDRRSDLVKTLSGGMKRRLQIARALLHNPQVLFLDEPTVGLDPQTRRRLWEIIKDLNRQGMTILITTHYMEEVEFLCERVGIIDAGQLIELGTVEEFKQKYGEGIMVTQKGDRIDYQFFPTTQEANEYVNNIEDRTGIMIRPSNLEDIFVKLTGKQL
- a CDS encoding heat shock protein Hsp20 (PFAM: Hsp20/alpha crystallin family~COGs: COG0071 Molecular chaperone (small heat shock protein)~InterPro IPR002068~KEGG: syp:SYNPCC7002_A0654 small heat shock protein~PFAM: heat shock protein Hsp20~SPTR: Small heat shock protein), which translates into the protein MSLVRFYPLSEVNGLHRQMNRLFDELSSGWEHLPTVGNIPLELLDNGDNLILKAVIPGINKDDIDISVSRQSLKISGEYHQEAEEKENNYYISEFHYGKFERTVNLPVAIKNAEVTAEYNDGILTLTLPKVEEVKTKVVKVSLNPAQTTA
- a CDS encoding AAA ATPase central domain protein (PFAM: ATPase family associated with various cellular activities (AAA)~COGs: COG0464 ATPase of the AAA+ class~InterPro IPR003959:IPR003593~KEGG: cyt:cce_3437 ATPase~PFAM: AAA ATPase central domain protein~SMART: AAA ATPase~SPTR: ATPase) is translated as MKEFNREFSLLLRACYPLIYISSSEEERVEKAIASITETMGNRHTYIWDFVDGYQDNPNNTNFGKRNPLQALEFLEKLPSNTGGVFILRDFQRFLEDISISRKLRNLARKLKAQPKNIVIIADEVNLPAELREVFTVVDFPLPQATEIKEEIERLMVGQSLDDELLTELVRAAQGLSLERIRRVLTRAIAQNGKLETEDVELILEEKKQSIRQTQILDYYPAQEQISDIGGLDNLKEWLLRRGGSFSESARAYGLPYPRGLLLVGIQGTGKSLTAKAIAHHWHLPLLRLDVGRLFGGLVGESESRTRQMINLAEALSPCILWIDEIDKGFSGADGRGDSGTTSRVFGTFITWLAEKKSPVFVVATANNIQNLPAEILRKGRFDEIFFVGLPSQDEREAIFSVHLNRLRPHNLEKFDLKRLAYETPEFSGAEIEQTIIEAMHLGFSQNRDFSTDDILMAASQIIPLARTAREQIAFLEQWASSGKARLASRNYQLKIDN
- a CDS encoding short-chain dehydrogenase/reductase SDR (PFAM: short chain dehydrogenase~COGs: COG1028 Dehydrogenase with different specificities (related to short-chain alcohol dehydrogenase)~InterPro IPR002198:IPR002347~KEGG: cyt:cce_1267 SDR family dehydrogenase/reductase~PFAM: short-chain dehydrogenase/reductase SDR~SPTR: Putative short-chain dehydrogenase/reductase (SDR) superfamily) — its product is MSIKYNLVLGATQGIGLGFVQQLIKENKEQVIYAVYRNKNTAENLFKLQKEYPHHIRCLQGDITQEKDIINIIENIKLETNQLHVVINCVGILHEGDIEPEKSLKHINPDKLLHYFQVNAIPTVLLAKHLLPLLKHSQPSIFASISAKVGSIEDNYLGGWYGYRASKSALNMFLKNIAIEYNRVSKKTIVVALHPGTTNTKLSKPFQGNVSPEKLFSVERCTSQLLSIINRLTKDDHGKFFSWDGSILPW